A genomic window from Paenibacillus sp. FSL K6-0276 includes:
- a CDS encoding HAMP domain-containing sensor histidine kinase — protein MAGKFRLGLKGEMSLLLALLLVFIVTCLSVLVLSGIRENQRTMLEQSFTRQVEAANLRVREEYLTGSRIPPDQFMKQTGQRLAVDLGAQSGMAVTVYAVDGSFAGTSLPFQPRADVQDALQFTAQGQLAYITEGDQLLFLAPLYNAEQRLGTVQFHASLAEQNAFYARIRQLFLLAGATVLGVGFLIGYLYVRRQVNVIDQLNRAASQIGQGDYLSAPSVVRKDELGELAQGIYEMSSSISTSVGALHEEKQKLLETVGRLRELEQQQKQFIGNISHELKTPLTSIIAYADLLTMYSDDPTLLDDAGRRIHVEAQRLYSLVERALQLSAMDVYEFETQAEAIPLCPLLEEAVARLQGKAGSCKVTIHTSLVEGEVWADPENVMHIMLNLLDNAIKYNRPGGQVHLLNYIAESADGARRMIIEVADTGIGIPEKAVSRIFDPFYTVSRDRSRASGGTGLGLALVRNLTEKQGGTVQLVETGPDGSRLRVELLLHAFGMERTKYIPNDEARNE, from the coding sequence ATGGCCGGCAAATTTCGGCTGGGCCTGAAGGGGGAAATGTCGTTGTTACTCGCCCTGTTGCTCGTATTTATCGTAACCTGCCTGAGCGTGCTGGTGCTGAGCGGTATCCGGGAGAACCAGCGAACGATGCTGGAGCAGTCTTTTACCCGACAGGTAGAAGCCGCCAATCTGCGCGTTCGGGAGGAATATCTGACCGGAAGCAGGATTCCGCCGGATCAGTTTATGAAGCAGACAGGTCAACGGCTGGCCGTGGACTTGGGCGCACAAAGCGGAATGGCGGTGACGGTGTATGCGGTGGATGGCTCATTTGCCGGCACCTCGCTGCCATTTCAGCCTCGGGCTGATGTGCAGGATGCTCTGCAGTTTACGGCTCAGGGGCAGTTGGCATACATTACCGAAGGGGATCAGCTGTTGTTCCTTGCTCCCCTGTACAATGCCGAGCAGCGTCTGGGCACGGTACAGTTTCATGCTTCGCTCGCCGAGCAAAATGCATTTTACGCCCGAATTCGCCAGTTGTTTCTTCTTGCTGGTGCCACCGTGCTGGGTGTCGGTTTCCTAATCGGTTACTTGTATGTCCGGCGGCAGGTCAATGTCATTGACCAGCTGAACAGGGCGGCATCGCAAATTGGTCAAGGGGATTATCTATCGGCCCCTTCGGTAGTCAGAAAGGATGAGCTGGGCGAGCTTGCACAAGGAATCTATGAGATGAGCAGCAGCATTTCCACGTCTGTCGGTGCTCTGCATGAAGAAAAGCAGAAGCTGCTTGAAACGGTTGGGCGGCTGCGAGAACTGGAGCAGCAGCAAAAGCAGTTCATCGGCAATATCAGCCATGAGCTAAAGACGCCGTTAACCTCGATTATCGCGTACGCCGACCTGTTGACTATGTACAGCGATGATCCTACCCTGCTGGACGATGCCGGAAGACGCATCCATGTGGAGGCACAGAGACTGTACAGTCTTGTGGAGAGGGCGCTACAGCTGTCAGCGATGGATGTTTACGAGTTTGAGACACAGGCGGAAGCGATTCCGCTGTGTCCCTTGCTGGAGGAAGCTGTGGCCCGGCTGCAAGGAAAGGCGGGCAGCTGCAAGGTTACGATTCATACTTCGCTTGTTGAAGGTGAGGTGTGGGCCGATCCTGAGAACGTGATGCACATCATGCTGAATTTACTGGACAATGCGATAAAATATAACCGCCCAGGCGGACAAGTTCACCTGCTGAACTACATTGCAGAGTCAGCAGACGGAGCACGCCGGATGATTATCGAGGTTGCCGATACGGGAATCGGTATTCCGGAGAAAGCCGTATCCCGAATATTCGATCCGTTTTATACGGTCAGTAGAGACCGGTCAAGAGCTAGCGGTGGAACTGGACTTGGGTTAGCCTTAGTTCGCAATCTGACCGAGAAGCAAGGTGGAACGGTGCAGCTTGTAGAGACGGGACCGGACGGTTCGCGTCTCAGGGTGGAGCTTCTACTGCATGCCTTCGGTATGGAAAGGACAAAATATATACCAAATGACGAAGCCCGGAATGAATGA
- a CDS encoding response regulator transcription factor, producing MIKILVVDDESSIRAAVAYALRREGYEVEMAADGKEALDKVETFRPTVMVLDVMMPRVSGYDVCRKLDGRPRPAILLLTVKDDIVDKVLGLELGADDYMTKPFDMRELLARVKALSRRGGYVQQMQLEQQDVLRLGELSAELFSRAVSIQSELLDLTPKEFDLLVLLMSNPGRVYSREMLLEKVWDMDFAGGTRTVDIHVQRLRKKLGSHHGLIQTVYGIGYKSTGSP from the coding sequence ATGATTAAAATACTTGTGGTGGATGACGAGAGTAGCATTCGGGCGGCTGTAGCTTATGCGCTGCGAAGGGAAGGGTATGAGGTGGAGATGGCTGCGGACGGAAAGGAAGCGCTGGATAAGGTAGAGACTTTTCGCCCTACGGTGATGGTGCTCGATGTCATGATGCCACGTGTAAGCGGTTATGACGTATGCCGCAAGCTGGATGGTCGGCCGCGGCCTGCGATTCTGTTGCTGACCGTCAAGGATGATATTGTCGATAAAGTGTTGGGACTGGAGCTAGGCGCTGACGATTACATGACCAAGCCCTTTGATATGCGGGAGCTTCTGGCCAGGGTCAAGGCGCTATCACGCCGGGGAGGTTATGTCCAACAAATGCAACTGGAGCAGCAGGATGTGTTGAGACTGGGAGAACTGTCCGCAGAGCTGTTCAGCCGCGCGGTTTCTATTCAAAGCGAACTGCTGGATTTAACGCCTAAGGAATTTGATCTATTGGTATTGCTGATGAGCAATCCGGGGCGGGTCTATTCACGGGAAATGCTGCTGGAGAAGGTGTGGGATATGGATTTTGCGGGTGGCACCCGCACGGTGGACATCCATGTGCAGCGTCTACGCAAAAAGCTGGGCAGTCACCACGGGCTCATTCAAACCGTTTACGGTATTGGCTATAAAAGCACGGGGTCACCCTAG
- a CDS encoding phosphotransferase, translating into MMNNRFSMPSKLVNQSELLKTTIIEKGRHYQSLYILEFDNSVKYVLKEKNVKDSGSLMDEAERLKWVNDVIPSPKVISYQVENGKEYLVMTYIEGCTAEEYQQEEGDKSLGFILGEGLRTIHNVPIDNCFFNDFLPEKLIDMVKNNINERKHEVIEAINNSFPNHTIEQLIDFLEMNKASTEELVFTHGDYGSGNVMINNGRIEAFIDLGASGISDPYYDIYYLVKSLTYYTDRKEEIDEFMKGYGISELDENRMKFHQIIDTLLL; encoded by the coding sequence ATGATGAATAACCGATTCTCAATGCCAAGTAAATTAGTAAATCAGTCAGAATTACTTAAAACTACAATCATTGAAAAAGGAAGACATTATCAATCTTTGTACATTTTAGAGTTTGATAATTCTGTAAAATATGTGCTGAAAGAAAAAAACGTTAAAGATTCTGGAAGTTTAATGGACGAAGCAGAAAGGCTAAAATGGGTAAATGATGTGATTCCTTCTCCTAAAGTAATAAGTTATCAGGTGGAGAATGGAAAGGAATATTTAGTTATGACCTATATAGAAGGTTGTACTGCGGAAGAATACCAGCAGGAAGAGGGAGATAAAAGTCTAGGCTTTATTTTAGGAGAAGGTTTAAGAACAATACACAATGTTCCCATTGATAATTGCTTTTTCAATGATTTTTTGCCAGAAAAACTGATTGATATGGTCAAAAACAATATTAATGAGAGAAAACATGAAGTCATAGAGGCTATTAATAACTCATTTCCCAACCATACTATTGAGCAACTGATTGATTTTTTGGAGATGAATAAAGCGTCGACAGAGGAACTAGTTTTTACCCATGGTGACTATGGATCTGGAAACGTTATGATAAATAATGGACGTATTGAAGCATTTATTGATTTAGGAGCATCAGGGATATCAGATCCATACTATGATATTTATTATCTTGTAAAAAGTCTTACTTATTATACAGATAGGAAAGAAGAAATAGATGAGTTTATGAAAGGATATGGAATATCTGAATTAGACGAGAATAGAATGAAATTTCATCAAATCATCGATACTTTATTATTGTGA
- a CDS encoding GNAT family protein, which produces MSQFPTLETERFVLRQIKQDDSKEIFQYFSKDEVTKFYDLESFTNIEQAEELIHRWNQRFENNQGIRWGITLRSEGSVIGTCGFHGWAKNHCKIEIGYELTPEYWQQGFMTEVISKIIEFGFNNLGLNRIEAFVEPENIGSRKVLEKVGFREEGILKEHFYWRNRFVDNVLYALLKKEHKFR; this is translated from the coding sequence ATGTCTCAATTCCCTACATTAGAAACAGAAAGATTTGTACTTAGACAGATTAAACAAGATGATTCAAAAGAAATTTTTCAATATTTCTCTAAAGATGAAGTTACGAAATTTTATGATTTGGAGAGTTTTACGAATATCGAACAAGCAGAAGAACTAATTCACAGATGGAATCAGAGATTTGAAAATAATCAAGGAATTCGCTGGGGAATCACTTTGCGGTCGGAAGGCAGTGTAATTGGAACTTGTGGATTTCATGGTTGGGCGAAAAATCATTGTAAGATTGAAATTGGGTATGAACTAACACCAGAATATTGGCAGCAAGGTTTTATGACTGAGGTGATCTCTAAGATAATTGAATTCGGATTTAACAACCTTGGATTAAACCGAATTGAAGCGTTTGTAGAACCAGAGAATATAGGATCAAGAAAGGTACTTGAGAAAGTTGGGTTTAGAGAGGAAGGGATATTAAAGGAGCATTTTTATTGGAGGAATCGGTTTGTTGATAATGTCCTGTATGCGTTGCTTAAGAAAGAACATAAGTTTCGTTAA
- a CDS encoding DUF6678 family protein, protein MGSEQDFKKRVHEVITQKQLCSIMNDTKWGILQNDVLNKLPFTPPYQAKYVLDDILYPENFENDVWYLGDWIEGLSPFYSVEWIRVRPRYQKHKGNLLPPELIDITKEFLSILHELRIPYREENNTFFIYGYISNTDSLSK, encoded by the coding sequence GTGGGTTCTGAACAGGATTTTAAAAAAAGGGTACATGAAGTTATTACACAGAAACAATTATGTTCAATTATGAATGACACTAAGTGGGGAATCTTACAAAATGATGTACTAAATAAACTACCATTTACCCCTCCATATCAAGCTAAGTATGTATTAGACGATATACTTTATCCAGAGAACTTCGAAAACGATGTCTGGTATTTAGGGGATTGGATAGAAGGACTTTCACCTTTTTATTCAGTAGAATGGATACGGGTTAGACCAAGGTATCAGAAGCACAAGGGGAATCTGCTTCCTCCTGAATTAATTGACATAACTAAAGAATTTCTTTCAATTTTACATGAATTAAGAATTCCATATAGAGAAGAAAATAATACATTTTTCATTTATGGATATATTTCAAATACAGACTCACTTTCCAAATGA
- a CDS encoding DKNYY domain-containing protein produces the protein MKKKKQLVIIGIVICSLIISLYCFYNSFKPGYVFENGTWNYVSYNEAVGRRVSPIKVNKDEFKVLKYSDFARDNNSVYFKNHKMEGSDPESFKIISTKGRYHYAKDKNIVYIYVSDDWLIFKVINADPESFKVLEYPYSKDKNDAYCGSLPLYVDDVSKFEVIERARSSTLSSRSSFLGKENDPTDKSSEYERSKHEYNRKKYGFITDSVIYSEDGKAKTDKLTYIGYKLVEDKR, from the coding sequence ATGAAAAAGAAGAAGCAGTTGGTAATCATTGGAATTGTTATTTGTAGCCTTATTATAAGTTTATATTGCTTTTATAACTCATTCAAACCAGGATATGTATTTGAAAATGGTACATGGAATTATGTTTCCTATAATGAAGCCGTTGGCAGAAGAGTTAGTCCAATCAAAGTAAATAAGGATGAATTCAAGGTTTTAAAGTACAGTGATTTTGCAAGAGATAACAATAGTGTGTATTTTAAAAACCATAAAATGGAAGGGTCTGATCCTGAATCCTTCAAAATTATTAGCACCAAAGGCAGATATCATTACGCAAAAGATAAGAATATTGTATATATTTACGTTAGTGATGACTGGTTAATATTTAAAGTAATCAATGCAGACCCAGAAAGTTTTAAAGTACTGGAGTATCCTTATTCAAAAGATAAAAACGATGCTTACTGTGGTAGCTTACCACTTTATGTTGATGATGTTTCTAAATTTGAAGTCATCGAGAGAGCACGTTCTTCAACTCTATCTTCGCGTTCCAGCTTCTTGGGTAAAGAAAATGACCCGACAGATAAATCATCAGAGTATGAACGTAGTAAACACGAATATAATCGTAAAAAGTATGGGTTTATTACTGATAGTGTTATTTACTCTGAAGATGGAAAAGCAAAGACGGATAAACTTACTTATATAGGATATAAATTAGTAGAAGATAAAAGATAA
- a CDS encoding DUF4440 domain-containing protein, with protein sequence MNVNSIKNELLQLEKRLLEPEVRSSAKELSKLLADDFFEFGSSGKIWSRKEGLSPNGIGVVRMQLSDFDIYPLSEDIVLTTYKIFNEEKMQHSLRSSVWKYKDTKWQMVFHQGTPIV encoded by the coding sequence ATTAACGTCAATTCGATAAAAAATGAGCTACTCCAACTTGAAAAAAGGTTATTAGAACCTGAGGTTCGATCTTCAGCAAAAGAGCTTTCTAAATTACTTGCGGATGATTTTTTTGAATTTGGTAGCTCAGGAAAGATTTGGAGTAGAAAGGAAGGGCTTAGCCCGAATGGAATTGGTGTCGTCAGAATGCAACTAAGTGATTTTGATATTTATCCTTTATCTGAAGATATAGTCTTAACCACTTATAAAATATTCAACGAAGAAAAAATGCAGCACTCGTTACGTAGCTCAGTGTGGAAATATAAAGATACAAAATGGCAGATGGTATTCCATCAAGGTACGCCTATTGTTTAA
- a CDS encoding DUF2441 domain-containing protein produces MVDNELYVYHIVTKKKMSLRQVIYFDDNQKNTLYHFFFEKERLNSKGEDFIQILYGHYTDEGLKMNKENAEISISYVGQTIRAIREVIVEMVRLQEYPEYPSRLSCLYAAKSYEDALKWKDIFDSYNRKVLQLVKLRVVGSFFEGDGNLLPKEDGVPFSLKIEQARAYWKGNVKNELPELLINGKIEVVEILKDFSV; encoded by the coding sequence TTGGTAGATAACGAATTGTATGTATATCACATTGTTACTAAGAAAAAAATGTCTCTAAGACAGGTGATATACTTTGATGACAACCAAAAAAACACCCTGTATCACTTCTTTTTTGAGAAGGAACGTTTGAATTCCAAAGGCGAAGACTTTATTCAGATTCTATACGGTCATTATACTGATGAAGGCTTGAAGATGAACAAAGAAAATGCCGAAATATCGATCAGTTATGTAGGGCAGACAATTAGAGCTATCAGAGAAGTTATAGTTGAAATGGTAAGACTACAAGAATATCCTGAATACCCTTCAAGATTGTCCTGTTTATACGCTGCTAAAAGCTATGAAGACGCATTGAAATGGAAAGATATATTTGATTCATACAATCGAAAAGTTTTACAACTTGTTAAACTGCGGGTTGTAGGAAGTTTCTTTGAGGGCGATGGAAACCTTTTACCGAAAGAAGATGGGGTTCCCTTTTCCTTAAAAATCGAACAGGCTAGGGCGTATTGGAAGGGAAATGTTAAAAATGAACTTCCTGAGCTTTTGATTAATGGAAAAATCGAGGTAGTTGAAATTCTTAAAGATTTCTCCGTTTAA
- a CDS encoding IS110 family transposase: MDILIERACGMDVHKDSITACTMTPEGKEIQTFSTKTVFLLQLIDWIKKHGCTHVAMESSGVFWKPIVNLLEAEDIEFLVVNAQHMKALPGRKTDVKDAEWIAQLLRHGLLKASFIPNRNQRELRELVRYRRSIIEERARQHNRIQKVLEGANIKLGSVVSDIMGVSSKDMLHAIADGEEDPEKLASFARRTMKKKKEELELALRGYVNPHQRMMLKTILAHIEFLTEQIAKLDQEVTERVNSDQEDIERLDSIPGIATRMAKQILAEIGTNIKSQFPSAAHLCSWAALVPGHNESAGKRKSSKGKKGNKYLKSALTEAAHSVGASKNYLGAMYRRTLARKGRKRAAIVVAHAMLRIAYYLLTRKEMYVDLGEDYFDKQKLGAIVRNSVRRLETLGYNVTISEVS, from the coding sequence ATGGATATACTCATTGAGCGCGCATGTGGCATGGATGTCCATAAGGATTCCATTACCGCTTGTACAATGACACCCGAAGGAAAGGAGATTCAAACGTTTTCTACTAAAACCGTATTTCTATTGCAATTAATTGACTGGATTAAAAAACATGGTTGTACCCACGTAGCAATGGAGAGTTCAGGCGTATTCTGGAAGCCCATTGTTAACCTATTAGAAGCTGAAGATATTGAGTTTTTAGTCGTGAATGCCCAACATATGAAGGCTCTCCCAGGACGTAAAACGGATGTCAAAGATGCAGAATGGATTGCCCAACTTCTTCGCCATGGACTTCTGAAAGCTAGTTTCATTCCAAACCGAAATCAACGAGAATTACGTGAACTAGTTCGTTATCGCCGAAGCATCATTGAAGAACGAGCCCGACAACATAATCGGATTCAAAAAGTGCTTGAGGGAGCAAACATCAAACTGGGCTCTGTTGTTTCAGATATTATGGGGGTCTCGTCAAAGGACATGCTTCACGCCATCGCAGATGGTGAAGAAGATCCGGAGAAATTAGCAAGCTTCGCTCGGCGAACCATGAAAAAGAAGAAAGAAGAACTCGAGCTCGCTCTTCGAGGTTACGTAAATCCACATCAACGCATGATGCTTAAAACCATTCTAGCCCACATTGAATTCCTCACCGAACAAATTGCGAAGTTAGATCAAGAAGTTACCGAGAGAGTCAACTCAGATCAGGAAGACATAGAACGATTAGATTCTATACCTGGAATTGCCACTCGAATGGCTAAACAAATCTTAGCTGAAATAGGAACAAATATTAAAAGCCAGTTTCCAAGTGCCGCTCACTTGTGTTCTTGGGCAGCACTCGTACCTGGACATAATGAGAGCGCAGGCAAACGGAAGTCTTCTAAAGGAAAGAAAGGAAACAAATATTTAAAATCTGCATTAACAGAAGCTGCACATTCCGTTGGTGCTTCCAAAAACTATCTTGGTGCCATGTATAGGCGAACTTTAGCACGAAAAGGCAGGAAAAGAGCAGCTATTGTAGTAGCTCATGCCATGTTGAGAATCGCTTATTATCTTCTGACAAGAAAAGAGATGTACGTAGATTTAGGTGAAGATTATTTTGATAAGCAGAAACTTGGAGCTATTGTACGGAATTCGGTTCGAAGACTTGAAACCTTAGGATATAACGTTACAATTTCAGAAGTCTCCTGA
- a CDS encoding UDP-N-acetylmuramoyl-L-alanyl-D-glutamate--2,6-diaminopimelate ligase, whose amino-acid sequence MELKELIDLLTITEVRGNVNVNITGIKMNSQHVNPGDLFICVPSIPGFQEDRHYYAENAIEAGAVALIVERDINVSVPTVKVPDSRYAMAVIASHFYGYPSRDLKLIGVTGTNGKTTTSHMLESILAHAGLRTGLMGNLGTKIGSMTMETDINTQEPPVLQSNLKKMKDASTDYCVMEVTSQGLHVGRVQGCEFRTGIFTNLTQDHLDYHGTMDNYLAAKGLLFSRIGNSFSPDLSQRKFAVLNADDNASSIFRKLTAAQVLTYGIVNEADVMAKDIQLNAQGTVFNLVSFAGTISIKLKMVGTFNVYNALAAITASLAEQIPLNAIQKGLDSLNTVPGRMEVINEGQDFLVLADYAHTPDGLDNALSTVREFAKRRVITVFGCGGDRDRTKRPVMGTISAKYSDIVIVTSDNPRSEDPTHILKDIEVGLKECGVTNATYELIEDRKKAITRAIQIAEPGDVVLIAGKGHETYQILKDRTIHFDDREEARKAIQEKMSV is encoded by the coding sequence GTGGAATTAAAAGAATTAATTGATCTTCTTACCATCACGGAAGTACGTGGTAATGTGAATGTGAATATAACTGGAATCAAAATGAATTCACAACATGTAAACCCTGGAGATCTGTTTATTTGTGTTCCTAGTATACCTGGCTTCCAAGAAGATCGTCACTATTATGCTGAGAATGCAATCGAAGCTGGGGCGGTCGCCCTTATAGTGGAACGTGATATTAACGTATCTGTACCGACCGTCAAAGTGCCTGATTCACGATATGCTATGGCAGTAATAGCTTCTCATTTTTATGGTTATCCGAGTCGTGACTTAAAGCTGATAGGTGTTACTGGAACGAATGGAAAGACCACTACAAGTCATATGCTTGAATCGATATTGGCGCATGCAGGACTCCGTACGGGATTGATGGGGAACCTTGGGACAAAAATCGGTTCAATGACAATGGAAACTGATATAAATACCCAAGAGCCTCCTGTTTTACAGTCAAATTTAAAGAAAATGAAAGATGCTTCCACCGATTATTGCGTTATGGAAGTGACTTCTCAAGGGTTACATGTAGGACGTGTACAAGGTTGTGAATTTCGAACTGGAATTTTCACGAACTTAACACAAGATCATTTGGACTATCATGGAACAATGGATAATTATCTTGCAGCAAAAGGTTTATTATTTTCAAGAATAGGAAATTCTTTTTCTCCAGACCTATCTCAACGCAAGTTTGCCGTTTTAAATGCAGATGATAATGCATCTTCAATATTCCGTAAATTAACTGCCGCACAAGTCCTAACTTACGGAATTGTTAATGAAGCAGATGTTATGGCAAAGGACATACAGTTGAATGCTCAAGGAACAGTATTTAATTTAGTTTCCTTCGCAGGAACGATATCGATTAAATTAAAAATGGTAGGGACTTTTAATGTGTATAACGCGCTCGCTGCCATAACAGCTTCATTAGCCGAACAGATCCCTCTAAATGCAATCCAAAAAGGGTTGGATAGCCTTAATACTGTGCCTGGCAGAATGGAAGTCATCAATGAAGGACAGGACTTCCTTGTGCTTGCTGATTACGCTCATACCCCTGACGGGTTAGATAATGCGCTCTCGACAGTTCGTGAGTTTGCGAAGAGGAGAGTTATAACAGTTTTTGGTTGTGGTGGTGACAGGGACCGCACAAAACGTCCGGTTATGGGTACTATCTCAGCAAAGTACAGCGATATTGTAATCGTTACATCGGATAATCCAAGGTCAGAAGACCCAACACATATCCTAAAGGATATTGAAGTTGGATTAAAAGAATGTGGAGTAACAAATGCCACTTATGAACTCATCGAGGATCGGAAAAAAGCTATAACAAGAGCCATTCAAATTGCTGAACCTGGGGATGTTGTACTTATCGCAGGGAAGGGGCATGAAACCTACCAAATTTTAAAGGATCGAACGATACATTTTGACGATCGAGAAGAAGCCAGAAAAGCGATTCAAGAAAAAATGTCGGTATAA